The Microtus pennsylvanicus isolate mMicPen1 chromosome 22, mMicPen1.hap1, whole genome shotgun sequence genome includes the window gctaccaagaaaacatgctttactctattctttcccaagatttctcaggctttatgtagaAGCAGTCATCCATGTGGGCAGCATTCTGTTTAAGGAGCTGCGGGCCGTATCCTGCCACCCAGGTCCCGGTCGCCTGGCTAggttatgccccaaaataacaaaacacaaattgcattaaataaaacactggttggccctTTATATCTaccctcttctaggctaattctcacgtattaatttagcccatttctaatctgtaTAGCACAATGAGctgtgcttaccaggaaagattcggcatgtcaaCTGGTGGCTGAGTGTATCACATCTGCCCCGGATAGGAGAGGAAATGACTTCTGATtcacttccctcttcttcccagcattctgttgtctaccccactcacctaagggctggcctatcaaatgggccaaggcagtttttgattaaccaatgaccttccttcaccTACCACAGATTCCATTCATCATTATCTCTACAGTATGTGTTATTTTATGCCTTTCAAGAGTAAAGGGGTCtgtaaaggccttaccacactatTTCACTCATAAGGTTTCTTTCTAGTGTGCATACTTTTATGAATGTGAAAACTAGTTTGATATTCAAAGGTCTTAacacactgattgcattcatagggtttctatccagtatgtgttcttccatgcaattgaagatgactgtgacgtgcaaagaccttaccacactgattacattcatagggtttctctgcagtatgtgttcttatgtatttgaagatgactgtgttgAGCAAATGacttaccacactgatttcattcatagggtttctctccagtatgtgtccgTTTATGCCTTTGAATTTGAAAATGgcatgcaaaggccttaccacactgattacattcatagggtttctctccagtgtgtgttctttttttttttttggtttttttcaagacagggtttttctgtggctttggagactgtcctggaactagctctgtagacaaggctggtctcgagctcacagagatccacctgcctctgcctctcgagtgctgggattaaaggcgtgtgccaccatcgcccggctacagtATGTGTTCTTATGTATATGAAGATAACTGTGTTGAGCAAATgacttaccacactgattacattcatagggtttctctcaagtatgtgttcttttatgtatttgaagaccaCCATGTTgggcaaaggccttaccacactgattacattcatagggtttctctacaGTATGTGTCCTTTTATGCTTTTGAATTTGAGAATGACGTgaaaaggccttaccacactgagtacattcatagggtttctctacaGTGTGTGTTCTATTATGTACTTGAAGACCACCAAGTTgggcaaatgctttaccacattgattacattcatagggtttttctccagtatgtgtccttttatgcctttgaagttgaaaatgatgtgcaaaggccttaccacactgattgcattcatagggtttctctccagtatgtgttctatTATGTCCTTGAAGACCACCAATTTGGGCaaatgccttaccacactgattacattcatagggtttctctccagtatgtgttcttttatgcaattgaagatgataatgacgtgcaaaggccttaccacactgattacattcataaggtttctctccagtatgtgttcttttatgcaattgaagatgataatgacgtgcaaaggccttaccacagtgattacattcatagggtttctctccagtatgtgttcttttatgcacttgaagatgaataggacgtgcaaaggctttaccacagtgattacattcatagggtttctctccagtgtgtgttttaTTATGTCCTTGAAGACCACCAATTTGGGCaaatgccttaccacactgattacttCCATAGGGTTTTTTTCTAGTATGtgtccttttattcttttgaagttgagaatgacgtgcaaaggccttaccacactgattgcattcatagggtttctctccagtgtgtgttctatTATGTCCTTGAAGACCAGCAAGTTGCGCAAATgccttaccacagtgattacattcataaggtttctctccagtgtgtgtccttttatgcctttgaagttgagaatgatgtgcaaaggccttaccacactgattgcattcatagggtttctctccagtatgtgttctatTGTGTATTTGAAGACCACCAAGTTGGGCAAATgccttaccacattgattacattcatagggtttttctccagtatgtgtccttttatgcctttgaagttgaaaatgacgtgcaaaggccttaccacactgattgcattcatagggtttctctccagtgtgtgttctatTATGTCCTTGAAGACCACTAAGTTGGGCaaatgccttaccacactgattacattcatagggtttctctccagta containing:
- the LOC142839956 gene encoding uncharacterized protein LOC142839956 isoform X3 encodes the protein MLETYRNLTTIGYIGEDHNTEEHRQWCRRHARHKRTHTGEKPYECNQCGKAFAQLGGLQIHNRKHTGEKPYECNQCGKAFAQIGGLQVHNKTHTGEKPYECNHCGKAFARHYHLQVHKRTHTGEKPYECNQCGKAFAQLSGLQGHNRTHTGEKPYECNQCGKAFARHFQLQRHKRTHTGEKPYECNQCGKAFAQLGGLQIHNRTHTGEKPYECNQCGKAFAHHSQLQRHKRTHTGEKPYECNHCGKAFAQLAGLQGHNRTHTGEKPYECNQCGKAFAPFARPIHLQVHKRTHTGEKPYECNHCGKAFARHYHLQLHKRTHTGEKPYECNQCGKAFARHYHLQLHKRTHTGEKPYECNQCGKAFAQIGGLQGHNRTHTGEKPYECNQCGKAFAHHFQLQRHKRTHTGEKPYECNQCGKAFAQLGGLQVHNRTHTVEKPYECTQCGKAFSRHSQIQKHKRTHTVEKPYECNQCGKAFAQHGGLQIHKRTHT
- the LOC142839956 gene encoding uncharacterized protein LOC142839956 isoform X1, with translation MLETYRNLTTIGYIGEDHNTEEHRQWCRRHARNEKTHTGDKYSKIKQCDKTFAYHNHLQMHKRTYTREKPYEYNQCGKAFTQYSVLQTNKGTQTREKPYECNHCGKAFARPIHLQVHKRTHTGEKPYECNQCAKAFADDSALQRHKRTHTGEKPYECNHCGKAFTRSSTLQNHKRTHTGEKPYECNQCGKAFAQLSGLQGHNRTHTGEKPYECNQCGKAFARHFQLQRHKRTHTGEKPYECNQCGKAFAQLGGLQIHNRKHTGEKPYECNQCGKAFARHSQLQKHKRTHTRENPYGSNQCGKAFAQIGGLQVHNKTHTGEKPYECNHCGKAFARHYHLQVHKRTHTGEKPYECNQCGKAFAQLSGLQGHNRTHTGEKPYECNQCGKAFARHFQLQRHKRTHTGEKPYECNQCGKAFAQLGGLQIHNRTHTGEKPYECNQCGKAFAHHSQLQRHKRTHTGEKPYECNHCGKAFAQLAGLQGHNRTHTGEKPYECNQCGKAFARHSQLQKNKRTHTRKKPYGSNQCGKAFAQIGGLQGHNKTHTGEKPYECNHCGKAFARPIHLQVHKRTHTGEKPYECNHCGKAFARHYHLQLHKRTHTGEKPYECNQCGKAFARHYHLQLHKRTHTGEKPYECNQCGKAFAQIGGLQGHNRTHTGEKPYECNQCGKAFAHHFQLQRHKRTHTGEKPYECNQCGKAFAQLGGLQVHNRTHTVEKPYECTQCGKAFSRHSQIQKHKRTHTVEKPYECNQCGKAFAQHGGLQIHKRTHT
- the LOC142839956 gene encoding uncharacterized protein LOC142839956 isoform X2, with translation MLETYRNLTTIGYIGEDHNTEEHRQWCRRHARHKRTHTGEKPYECNHCGKAFTRSSTLQNHKRTHTGEKPYECNQCGKAFAQLSGLQGHNRTHTGEKPYECNQCGKAFARHFQLQRHKRTHTGEKPYECNQCGKAFAQIGGLQVHNKTHTGEKPYECNHCGKAFARHYHLQVHKRTHTGEKPYECNQCGKAFAQLSGLQGHNRTHTGEKPYECNQCGKAFARHFQLQRHKRTHTGEKPYECNQCGKAFAQLGGLQIHNRTHTGEKPYECNQCGKAFAHHSQLQRHKRTHTGEKPYECNHCGKAFAQLAGLQGHNRTHTGEKPYECNQCGKAFAQIGGLQGHNKTHTGEKPYECNHCGKAFARPIHLQVHKRTHTGEKPYECNHCGKAFARHYHLQLHKRTHTGEKPYECNQCGKAFARHYHLQLHKRTHTGEKPYECNQCGKAFAQIGGLQGHNRTHTGEKPYECNQCGKAFAHHFQLQRHKRTHTGEKPYECNQCGKAFAQLGGLQVHNRTHTVEKPYECTQCGKAFSRHSQIQKHKRTHTVEKPYECNQCGKAFAQHGGLQIHKRTHT